A DNA window from Brassica oleracea var. oleracea cultivar TO1000 unplaced genomic scaffold, BOL UnpScaffold00615, whole genome shotgun sequence contains the following coding sequences:
- the LOC106319773 gene encoding VQ motif-containing protein 22-like translates to MDSGNSSSMQSSSGGGGGEQEEYDSRADQSISALFNNNNATTAGQTQLDSLIANYLNTGWSTDNPLWSTTTMKPTDGSTPPVFFTNPLQRDLRIVSNTDTSSPISSVPTDKKNGLAVTTRIPKKRSRVSRRAPTTVLTTDTSNFRAMVQEFTGSPSNPFAGSSPFPRSRFDLLGPSSPSSSSRPLKPFPHKITPPPSTSHRYLTPPTYYHQGHLLNMNMQTIANPFLNNHVDVGTNFGGLHNIIASSSSSMAQPTLNTMHGLDKNSETDNDPLRSINGEEQYMVQRSDGYTPPVASGSENNLAAVRNKGMKELSWISSSD, encoded by the coding sequence aTGGATTCCGGCAACAGTAGTAGCATGCAATCTTCaagcggtggtggtggaggagaacAAGAAGAGTACGACTCACGCGCCGATCAATCAATCTCTGCTTtattcaacaacaacaacgcaaCCACCGCCGGTCAAACACAGCTTGACTCTCTCATAGCTAACTATCTCAACACCGGTTGGTCAACAGATAATCCACTCTGGTCAACAACGACCATGAAGCCCACTGATGGCTCTACACCACCAGTCTTCTTCACAAACCCACTTCAACGAGATCTGAGAATAGTCTCAAACACAGACACAAGTAGTCCCATTAGTTCTGTCCCTACCGACAAGAAAAACGGTCTGGCGGTGACAACACGGATTCCTAAGAAGAGATCTCGAGTCTCGAGACGGGCACCTACCACTGTTTTGACCACCGACACTTCAAACTTCAGAGCCATGGTTCAAGAATTCACTGGTAGTCCTTCAAATCCTTTCGCTGGATCCTCTCCTTTTCCAAGATCAAGATTTGACCTATTGGgcccttcttctccttcatcatCCTCACGACCCTTGAAACCCTTTCCTCACAAGATTACCCCACCACCTTCGACCAGTCATCGTTACCTAACTCCTCCTACATATTATCATCAGGGTCATCTCCTTAACATGAACATGCAAACCATCGCAAACCCTTTTCTCAACAACCACGTGGACGTGGGAACAAACTTTGGGGGGCTTCACAACATTATTGCCTCTTCATCCTCATCGATGGCACAGCCAACCCTAAACACTATGCATGGACTGGACAAGAATTCTGAAACCGATAATGATCCTCTAAGATCGATCAATGGTGAAGAGCAATACATGGTGCAAAGATCCGATGGTTACACACCGCCCGTTGCTTCTGGATCGGAGAATAATTTAGCAGCGGTGAGAAATAAAGGTATGAAGGAATTATCATGGATCTCTTCTTCTGATTAG
- the LOC106319782 gene encoding succinate dehydrogenase [ubiquinone] iron-sulfur subunit 3, mitochondrial, which translates to MLRLLQRRICNPAAEKVRFSSSLSGNGDYPILKGHKAAQDLSKDTLKSHETIKDKEGQHKVTKKEFKIYRWNPDKPNTKPFLQSFFVDVSTCGPMVLDVLQKIKAEEDPSLSYRRSCREGICGSCSMNIDGTNTVACLKPINSDTSKPTIITPLPHMYVIKDLVIDLTNFYQQYKSVEPWLKTRKPPKDGREHLQSPNDRKKLDGLYECILCACCTTSCPSYWWNPEEFPGPAALLQAYRWISDSRDEFREERLQAITEDERKVYRCRAIKNCTATCPKGLNPASAILKMKAKHSLPDPVKRIERA; encoded by the exons ATGTTGCGGTTGCTGCAGCGGAGAATCTGTAATCCAGCGGCGGAGAAAGTACGTTTCAGCAGCAGTTTAAGTGGCAACGGAGACTATCCCATCTTAAAAGGTCACAAAGCGGCTCAGGACTTGTCCAAAGATACTCTAAAGTCCCAtgaaacaatcaaagacaaagAAG GCCAACACAAAGTGACCAAGAAGGAGTTCAAGATTTACAGATGGAACCCTGATAagccaaatactaaaccctttCTTCAATCATTTTTCGTTGATGTTTCCACTTGTGGCCCCATG GTTTTGGACGTCTTACAGAAGATAAAAGCAGAGGAAGATCCGAGTTTGAGTTACAGAAGATCATGCAGAGAAGGGATATGTGGATCTTGCTCGATGAACATTGACGGTACTAATACTGTTGCATGTCTTAAACCTATAAACTCCGACACGTCCAAGCCAACCATAATCACTCCTTTACCACATATGTACGTCATCAAAGATCTAGTCATCGACCTCACTAATTTTTACCAGCAATACAA ATCAGTCGAGCCATGGTTAAAGACGAGGAAGCCGCCTAAAGACGGACGCGAACACCTTCAATCACCAAACGACCGTAAGAAACTAGACGGGTTGTACGAATGCATACTATGTGCATGTTGTACCACGTCATGTCCTTCTTATTGGTGGAATCCTGAGGAGTTTCCAGGTCCTGCGGCTTTACTACAGGCTTACCGTTGGATCAGTGACag CCGCGATGAGTTTAGAGAAGAGAGGTTACAAGCAATAACAGAGGATGAAAGGAAAGTGTATAGATGCAGAGCAATCAAAAATTGTACGGCCACTTGTCCTAAAGGACTTAACCCAGCTAGTGCCATCTTGAAGATGAAGGCTAAGCATTCGCTCCCAGATCCGGTCAAGAGAATTGAGAGAGCCTAG